CTGTATGCAATGACCTTAAAAACAGGGGAGTTAAAGATATACTAATAGCATGTATGAATGGACTCAAAGGACTACCACAGGCCATAAAGGCAGTCTTCCCTGAAGTAAATATACAAAATTGTATAATACATCAGATAAGAAATTCTATGAAGTATATACCTTCAAAAAATATTAAAGCTTTTATGAAGGATTTAAAAAATGTATACAAAGCAGTTAATGAGACAATGGCTGTGCAGGCACTTGAAGTATTAGAAACTACATGGGGAGACAAATATCCTGTAGCTGTACAATTATGGAAGAATAACTGGGAAATCTATCCACTTATTTTGATTTTCCACCAGAAATAAGAAAAATAATATATACTACTAATGCTTTAGAAGGCTTCAACAGGCAGCTTAGGAAGTTCACTAAGGTAAGAACTGTATTTCCTACGGACGATTCCCTTATTAAAGCTCTTTATCTAGCCACAGAGCAAATAATGGTCAAATGGACATCGACATCTCCTAACTTGGCTAATACCCTGGCTCAACTGACTATAATGTTTCAAGATAGAATTGAGTCCCATATATAAAGCCTGTACTATTTTGCATAAAAGTGAATAATAATATTATTATTGCAAACAATACTATTATTACAAAGCTACACTATCTCATTATTTAGTTATTCCCTAAAAAATAAAAATTACTATAGAAACGTATCCCATAGTAATTTCCAATTAGCTTTTATCATTTCTATTCTATTTTACACATACCTGTGTATGTTCTCTCGCATTAGCATTTTTTATGCTAATGCGACAGCCCCTATCTATGTTATTATTTGTCAAATTAGGATCTGCTGAAATATTAGACATTATCTCAGTTATCTGCATTGCATTTTCTAATCCTTTATTAATAGTCATTTTCATAATTACTATTCCTACTATATCCTGCCAAAGCTTTGACTGATTCATCACAATTGACATTTCCGCTATATCCATATAAACACATACCTGATAACTATTTTTAATTCAACATGGACTGATTTACAGATTCTTCTATATTTTCAACTATGGGAATCAACTCATACTGCAATAAATCCCC
This window of the Clostridium kluyveri DSM 555 genome carries:
- a CDS encoding YjfB family protein; this translates as MDIAEMSIVMNQSKLWQDIVGIVIMKMTINKGLENAMQITEIMSNISADPNLTNNNIDRGCRISIKNANAREHTQVCVK